In Mycobacterium sp. Aquia_213, the sequence CCGATAGCCTGCCCCGACTGCGGCCCCTCGCTGTGGTTCCGGTCGCCGGCCGGGCGGGTCACCGGGTCGGACGCGGCGCTGGCGGCCGCGCAACGGGCGCTGGCGGCGGGCGCGGTGGTCGCGATCAAGGGCATCGGCGGCTACCACCTGGCCTGTGCCGTCGACGACGAGACGGCCGTCGGCGCTTTGCGGTCACGAAAAGCGCGGGGCGCCAAGCCCTTCGCCATGCTGGTCCGCAACCTCGATATCGCGCGCCGCTACGCCGATATCGACGACGCCGAGGCCGCGGTGCTGCTCAGTCCCGCGCGCCCGATCGTACTGTTGCGGCGCCGCCCGGGCGCACCGGTTGCCGAGGCCGTTGCGCCGGCCAGCCCGCTGCTGGGACTGATGCTGCCGTACTCCCCCGTGCACCACCTACTGCTAACCGCCGTGCCCAAAGCCGGCGCGCCGGTGCCCGAGGCGCTGGTACTCACCAGCGCCAACCGAACCGACGAACCCATCTGCTTCAGCGACGACGATGTCGCGTCCAGGCTTTCGGGACTGTGCGATGCGATCCTCGATCACGATCGGCCCATTCACGTGCCGTGTGACGACTCCGTGGTGCGCGTCTTGCCGGACGAGGGGGACGGCGTCGAGCTTCCGATTCGGCGGTCGCGCGGTTACGCCCCGCTGCCGGTCGACCTGGGGCGCGGCGGTCCGTCCGTGCTCGCGGTGGGCGGCGAACTGAAGAACACCTGCTGCCTCACCGACGGGTCGCGCGCCTACCTGTCCGGTCACATCGGCGACATGGCCAGCTGGGAGACGCTGCGGGCGTTCGAGCGAGCGGTAAGTCAACTCAGCCAAATCCGCGGTGAGCCGGCCCGATTGGCCGCCGACCTGCACCCGGGGTATCACACCCGAAGCTGGGCCGAGCGTCGCGCCGGCGATCGACCGCTGGATCTGGTCCAGCACCATCACGCGCATGTGGTGTCGTTGTTGGCCGAACACGGGCGCATCGGTGAACCCGTCGTCGGCGTCTCCTTCGACGGCACCGGTTACGGCTGCGATCAGACGATTTGGGGCGGCGAGATCCTCGTCCTCGGTCCCGACAGCCACCGCTTCGTGCGCGCGGGCCATCTGCTCCCGGTGCCGCTGCCGGGCGGCGACGCCGCCGTGCGCAATCCGTGGCGGATGGCGCTGTCCCAGTTGTGGATGGCCGGCATCGACTGGACCCCGGAGCTGGCGCCGGTCGCCGCCGCCACGGTTGAGGAATTGCGGCTCACCCGTTCGCAATTGGAGAGCGGCGTGGGATGCGTGCCGTGTACGAGCATGGGCCGGCTGTTCGACGCGGTCGCCTCGCTGTTGGGAGTGCGGCACCGCATCGACTACGAAGGCCAGGCCGCCATCGAGCTCGAGGCGCTCGCCGAGCGCGCCGACGGCCCCGGGCCGTCGCTGCCGCTGACCGTGCGGGCCGACGGGGTGATCGATCCGGCCACCCTCATGCAAACGACGGTGTCGGCGCTGCGTGCGGGCACACCACCGGCGTTGCTGGCTGTCGCGTTCCATCGGGCGGTCGCGATCGCCGTTGCCAGGGTGGTCACGCAGGTCGCCGGCCCGATCCGGCTGGCGGGCCTCACCGGCGGCGTGTTCCAGAACGTGCTGTTGCTGCGGTTGTGCCGTGAACTGCTGCGGCGCAATGGGTTTGAGGTGCTGACCCATCGCACCGTTCCGCCCAACGACGGCGGGTTGGCGTTGGGTCAGGCGGCGATCTCGATGCTCACCGCACTCGAGGAGGGTAGGGCATGACGACGATCACCGCGATCGACCGCGGACTGGATGCCGAGTTGGCCGAAGACCTGGCCGCCACCGCCTTCACGTTGGCCAAGCGGTTCGCCGCGGGCGCCACGATGTGGTCCATCGCCCCGGCCTGGGAGCCGCACGCGCTGCACATCGCGGTCGAGTTCGTCCATCCGGTGATCATGGGGAAACGGGCGTTGCCCGCCGTCGCGCTCACCGGGCCCGATTTGGTTGATCTGGTACGGGTTTCGGTGCGCCCCGGCGACATCGTGATCGCGGTCTCCGGCGCGGACAACGCGGACGTTCGCTCGGTGATGCGCCGCGGCCCCGCGTGGGGCGCCACCACGATCTGGATAGGCAGCGGCGAACGGCCTCGGGCAGGCATGGCCGATCACGTGCTGTGGCTGGACGACCCCGACCCGCGAGTGCCCGCAACCGGCGGGTTCGTGTTGTTCTATCACCTGCTGTGGGAACTCACCCACGTCTGTTTCGAGCACTCCGGTCTGCTCAAACCCGAATGCGTGCAGGAAGTTTGCGTGACGTGTAGCGACGAGGGCCGCCTCGGCGAGGTGACGGCCGCCACGGCCGACGGGACCGCCACCGTGCGCACCGCGCGCGGAGTCGAGAACGTGGTCACCACCCTCGTCGGCGCCGTCCGCTCGGGCGATTTGGTGCTGGTGCATGCCGGCACCGCGATCAGCCGGATCGAGGAGGACGCTCGATGAGCCACGACGAATCCACCGACTTCCTCTACCCGTTCATCGACGCCCAGGAGGACGACCCGACGTCGCTGCTCGTCGACCTGGCCGCGTCGGCGCGGGCGAAAGCGGCCGAAAGCCTGGCGTTGCGGCGCTCCACCCTGGAAGCCAACGCCGACCTGCTGGACGCGGCGGCCACCGAGACCGCGCGCCGGTTCGCGGCGGGCGGACGGATGTTCACCTTCGGAAACGGCGGCAGCTGCACGGATTCCACGACCCTGGCCGGCTTGTTCGCCCGGCCGCCGATCGGCAAGTCGCTACCGGCCTGGTCGTTGACCGCCGATCAGGCAATCGTGACCGCCCTGGGCAACGACGTCGGATTCGAGCTGGTGTTCGCCCGTCAGCTGATCGCCCGCGCGAAGGCCGGTGACATCGCGATCGCGATGTCCACCAGCGGCAATTCGCCGAATCTGCTCACGGCGCTGGCCGAGGCGCGCCGACGCGGGCTGTACACCATCGGATTCGCCGGTTACGACGGCGGTGCCTTCGCGAACAATCCAAATGTGGACGCCTGCTTCGTCGTTCGATCGCAAAGCGTGCACCGGATCCAGGAATCGCAAGCGCTGCTCGGCTATCAGCTGTGGTTGGCGGTTCACGATCGATCCGGCGATCAAGGTCTGGGGGCCGCATGAAGAACTCAGCAGGCGAATACCTTTCGTCGGGGCCACGCTTCGCCGAGGGCGAGGTGATCGAGCGGATCGAGTCGTTCCGCCGGCGCCGCCCCCGGTTGCTCGACGAGCACGTGACGCTGGCGCATGGCGCCGGCGGCAAAGCGTCGGCGGCATTGGTGGACGCGGTGTTCATCGAGGCGTTCCGCAACCCGGCGCTGGAGTCACTCGGTGACGGCGCGGTGCTGACCCTGCCCAGTGGCGAGCGACTCGCGATGTCCACGGATTCCTTTGTGGTGCAGCCCAGGCGTTTTCCCGGCGGTTCCATCGGTGAGCTCGCCGTTCACGGCACCTGCAACGACCTGGCGATGACCGGCGCCGTACCGGCGTGGATATCGGCGGCGTTCGTGCTCGAAGAGGGCTTTGCGATCGCCGAGTTGAAGGAGATCGTCGCCGACATGGGGGCGGCCGCCGTCAAGGCCGGGGTGCAGATCGTCACCGGCGACACCAAGGTAGTGCCCAAAGGCGCGGCCGACGGGCTGTTCATCACCACCGCCGGAGCCGGCGTCATCCCGGCCGGACGCACGCTGTCGGCGGGCTCGGTCCGCGTCGGCGACAAACTGCTGTTGTCCGGGTCGATGGGCGATCACGGCATGGCCGTCATGCTCGCCCGGGGCGACCTGGCCATCGAAGCCGACATCGCCTCCGACACCGCCAGTCTCAGCCCGCTGGTCGAATTGCTGATGGGCGCCGCGCCGTCCACCCGCTGGCTGCGCGACGCCACCCGCGGCGGGGTGGGCACGGTGTGCAACGAACTGGCGCAGGCCTGCGGTCTCGGGGTGGTGCTCGATGAGGATCGACTTCCGTTGCAGCCCATGGTAAATGGGGCGTGTGAGTTGCTCGGCATCGATCCACTCTATGTCGCCAACGAGGGCAAGTTCGTCGCCGTCGTCGCGCCGGACGAAGCCGAGGCCGCACTGGCCGCGCTGCGGTCGCATCCGCTGGGCGCGCAGGCGGCCGAGGTCGGAGAAATCGTCACCGAACCCGCGGAGAGCGTGGTACTGCGCACCGGATTCGGCGGGACGCGGATCGTCGACATGCTCGTCGGGGATCCGTTGCCCCGAATCTGCTGACCAAGAAAGGAAGCCGACATGTGCCTTGGAATTCCGGGCCGGATTGTCGAGATCACCGATCCCGCCAACTATTTGGCGAAGGTCGACGTCAGCGGCGTCCAGCGCACGATCAGTGTGCGCCTGCTGGAAGGTGACCTGCCCGAGCCCGACGAGTGGGTGCTGGTCCACGTCGGGTTCGCGATGGCCAAGATCGACGAAACCGAGGCGCTGCTCACCTTGGCCGCGATCAAGAAACTCGGCGACGCCTACACGACCGAAATTGCGGCCTTCGACTCGACGGCCATTATTTAAGGGGACGGCAATGAAATTCGTGGACGAATTCCGCGATCCCGCGGCGGCCCGCAAGCTGCTCGTCGCCATCGAGCACCTGGCCGGGACCGGCGGCGACCACTTCAAGTTCATGGAGGTGTGCGGCGGGCACACCCACACCATCTACCGACACGGCATCGAGCACCTGCTGCCCGACAACGTCGAATTGGTGCACGGCCCGGGGTGCCCGGTGTGCGTGATCCCGATGGGTCGCATCGACGACGCGATGTGGCTGGCCGGTCAGCCCGACGTGATCTTCACCTGCTTCGGCGACATGATGCGGGTGCCCGGTTCGAACGGAAGCCTGTTGGACGCCAAGGCCCGCGGCGCCGACGTCCGGTTCGTCTACTCGCCGCTGGACGCGTTGAAGATCGCGATCGACAACCCGGACCGCCACGTCGTGTTCTTCGCGATCGGGTTCGAGACCACCGCGCCGTCGACCGCCGTGACGCTGGTGCGGGCGCGCGACCTGCGCCTGTCCAACTTCAGCGTGTTTTGCAATCACGTCACGATCGTGCCGCCGATCAAGGCCATCCTGGAATCGCCGGACCTGCGGCTGTCCGGCTTCATCGGCCCCGGGCACGTTTCGACCGTGGTCGGCAACCGGCCGTATCGATTCGTCCCGGACGTGTATCGAAAGCCGTTGGTGGTGGCCGGGTTCGAGCCACTGGACATCCTGGCATCGGTCGCGATGCTGCTGCGACAGATCCGCGAGGGCCGCTGCGAGGTGGAGAACCAGTACAAGCGGGTGGTGCCCGAAGACGGCAACCCGGCCGCCCTGGCGTTGATGGGCAAGGTGTTCGCGCTGCGTCCGCATTTCGAGTGGCGCGGCCTGGGCTTCATCTCACAAAGCGCGCTGCGGCTGCACGACGACTTCGCGGAGTTCGACGCCGAGCTGCGGTTCGCGATGCCCGGCGTGCGGGTCGCCGACCCGAAGGCATGTCAATGCGGCGAGGTGCTCAAGGGGGTGCTGAAGCCTTGGGAATGCAAGGTTTTCGGCACCGCGTGCACCCCGGAGACCCCGATCGGGACGTGCATGGTGTCCCCCGAGGGCGCGTGCGCGGCCTATTACAACTTCGGCCGCATGCACCGCGACGCGGTCAAGCTGGTGGCGCGCTCTTGAAGGTCTTGAACCACCGGGGCGCCGAGATGTTCGCCCGCTACGCCTATGCGCCCAACGCGCTGGGCTATTGCGGTCCGCCCCTGGGCGCGACCTTGCGGGACGGCTCGGTCGATCAGGTGCGCGTCGCGGCGACGACGTTCTCCGGGGCCTGGCCGTATCTGCGGGTGCTGTCCGCGCTGACCGGTATCGCCGACCCACTGGATCATCGCCTGGTCGAATCGTATTGGCTCGGCGGCGGCGTCGGCGCCGGCATCGATCCGCGGGACTTCTTCGACGAGTTGCTGGCAATCATCGGCCCCCAGGCCGGCCGCTACTGGTCACACCTGACCTCGGACCTGGCCGGCGAAGCCGCCGGCAACCACTGCTTCCATGTATTCGGGGTGTACCCGTGGACGCGGTTTCTGGGCCGAGGCATGGACGAACACCCGCTCGGTGTCCTGGACAGCTGCCGGATCACTTGGGGCACAGTTGTTTCCCGAACCGGAGACGACGTCGAGGTGAGGTGCCGGCGGCTGGTGTGGGATGGTCAGGCGCTCGCGCTGGCCGAGCCGTCGGCGCAAGCACTCGAGGTCTGGGCCGACGGGTACAGCGCGGTGCCCGATGTGGCCGTCGGTGACGAGGTCGCGGTGCACTGGGGCCGGCTGTGTGGCCGGCTGGACCCGCAGCAGGTGCGCGCGCTCGCCGACAGCACGGACCGGCAGCTGCGGCTGACCAGTCAACGGCTGGCGCACGTCTAGTCGTGCCAGACTGGGGCCATGTCTGGTCCAGCGCTTGGTTCCCTGTGCGATGTGCTCCCGGCGGCGGCCGCACTGCTCGGGGTCCCGGATGCCGTCGACCGGTTGGCGGTCACGGAATCGGTTGCCGAACAGGTTGATCGGGTCGCGGTCGTGCTGGTGGACGGCCTGGGCTGGCACCTGTTGCCGGAATTGGCGGGTAGCGCGCCGCTGCTTGCCTCGGTGCTCGCCGGCGGCGTGGGACGGATCAGCGAACTCACCTGCACTTTC encodes:
- the hypD gene encoding hydrogenase formation protein HypD, with the protein product MKFVDEFRDPAAARKLLVAIEHLAGTGGDHFKFMEVCGGHTHTIYRHGIEHLLPDNVELVHGPGCPVCVIPMGRIDDAMWLAGQPDVIFTCFGDMMRVPGSNGSLLDAKARGADVRFVYSPLDALKIAIDNPDRHVVFFAIGFETTAPSTAVTLVRARDLRLSNFSVFCNHVTIVPPIKAILESPDLRLSGFIGPGHVSTVVGNRPYRFVPDVYRKPLVVAGFEPLDILASVAMLLRQIREGRCEVENQYKRVVPEDGNPAALALMGKVFALRPHFEWRGLGFISQSALRLHDDFAEFDAELRFAMPGVRVADPKACQCGEVLKGVLKPWECKVFGTACTPETPIGTCMVSPEGACAAYYNFGRMHRDAVKLVARS
- a CDS encoding HypC/HybG/HupF family hydrogenase formation chaperone, encoding MTTITAIDRGLDAELAEDLAATAFTLAKRFAAGATMWSIAPAWEPHALHIAVEFVHPVIMGKRALPAVALTGPDLVDLVRVSVRPGDIVIAVSGADNADVRSVMRRGPAWGATTIWIGSGERPRAGMADHVLWLDDPDPRVPATGGFVLFYHLLWELTHVCFEHSGLLKPECVQEVCVTCSDEGRLGEVTAATADGTATVRTARGVENVVTTLVGAVRSGDLVLVHAGTAISRIEEDAR
- a CDS encoding DUF6390 family protein — translated: MFARYAYAPNALGYCGPPLGATLRDGSVDQVRVAATTFSGAWPYLRVLSALTGIADPLDHRLVESYWLGGGVGAGIDPRDFFDELLAIIGPQAGRYWSHLTSDLAGEAAGNHCFHVFGVYPWTRFLGRGMDEHPLGVLDSCRITWGTVVSRTGDDVEVRCRRLVWDGQALALAEPSAQALEVWADGYSAVPDVAVGDEVAVHWGRLCGRLDPQQVRALADSTDRQLRLTSQRLAHV
- the hypF gene encoding carbamoyltransferase HypF; its protein translation is MTDAPVLLRSDFSGTQVRQRFTVTGVVQGVGFRPFVHRIAGELGLAGFVGNDSGAVFLEVQGAPARVREFGRRLHDEAPPLARIAAVHVTDLTADTGCGPDFRIVASQTIAGATTPIPPDIAVCDDCVAELFDPRNRRYRHPFVTCTNCGPRFTIIRELPYDRPATTMSAFPMCTQCAAEYHDPANRRFHAQPIACPDCGPSLWFRSPAGRVTGSDAALAAAQRALAAGAVVAIKGIGGYHLACAVDDETAVGALRSRKARGAKPFAMLVRNLDIARRYADIDDAEAAVLLSPARPIVLLRRRPGAPVAEAVAPASPLLGLMLPYSPVHHLLLTAVPKAGAPVPEALVLTSANRTDEPICFSDDDVASRLSGLCDAILDHDRPIHVPCDDSVVRVLPDEGDGVELPIRRSRGYAPLPVDLGRGGPSVLAVGGELKNTCCLTDGSRAYLSGHIGDMASWETLRAFERAVSQLSQIRGEPARLAADLHPGYHTRSWAERRAGDRPLDLVQHHHAHVVSLLAEHGRIGEPVVGVSFDGTGYGCDQTIWGGEILVLGPDSHRFVRAGHLLPVPLPGGDAAVRNPWRMALSQLWMAGIDWTPELAPVAAATVEELRLTRSQLESGVGCVPCTSMGRLFDAVASLLGVRHRIDYEGQAAIELEALAERADGPGPSLPLTVRADGVIDPATLMQTTVSALRAGTPPALLAVAFHRAVAIAVARVVTQVAGPIRLAGLTGGVFQNVLLLRLCRELLRRNGFEVLTHRTVPPNDGGLALGQAAISMLTALEEGRA
- a CDS encoding HypC/HybG/HupF family hydrogenase formation chaperone — encoded protein: MCLGIPGRIVEITDPANYLAKVDVSGVQRTISVRLLEGDLPEPDEWVLVHVGFAMAKIDETEALLTLAAIKKLGDAYTTEIAAFDSTAII
- the hypE gene encoding hydrogenase expression/formation protein HypE — its product is MKNSAGEYLSSGPRFAEGEVIERIESFRRRRPRLLDEHVTLAHGAGGKASAALVDAVFIEAFRNPALESLGDGAVLTLPSGERLAMSTDSFVVQPRRFPGGSIGELAVHGTCNDLAMTGAVPAWISAAFVLEEGFAIAELKEIVADMGAAAVKAGVQIVTGDTKVVPKGAADGLFITTAGAGVIPAGRTLSAGSVRVGDKLLLSGSMGDHGMAVMLARGDLAIEADIASDTASLSPLVELLMGAAPSTRWLRDATRGGVGTVCNELAQACGLGVVLDEDRLPLQPMVNGACELLGIDPLYVANEGKFVAVVAPDEAEAALAALRSHPLGAQAAEVGEIVTEPAESVVLRTGFGGTRIVDMLVGDPLPRIC
- a CDS encoding D-sedoheptulose-7-phosphate isomerase, encoding MSHDESTDFLYPFIDAQEDDPTSLLVDLAASARAKAAESLALRRSTLEANADLLDAAATETARRFAAGGRMFTFGNGGSCTDSTTLAGLFARPPIGKSLPAWSLTADQAIVTALGNDVGFELVFARQLIARAKAGDIAIAMSTSGNSPNLLTALAEARRRGLYTIGFAGYDGGAFANNPNVDACFVVRSQSVHRIQESQALLGYQLWLAVHDRSGDQGLGAA